The DNA segment TCATTCTGTTGATGTTATTCCATATGTGAATCCTAAGCCTCTCTGTTTCAAACTCATCGGCCTCTATAACATCAGGCAAGGGGGTGTCAAACATGTTGTCAGGTGGCAGACCCACTAAATCTTCTAACTCGGTAGAAGGATCCAAGATAGACTCCGGAATGACAGAAGAACAACCGTCGGTTCTTTCAGAAAAACCAACATTTTGTTTAGCTTTCGTGTCCTGCATCCTGAATCGGAGCTACTTAACACTTGAAGTCTGCACACATAATAATAGCAACACGGCATGAATAAATTTTCCAGCTTCATTCAGGAATTATGGAaacaaaccttagaaagttgcagTGTAAAAGTTCAGTTGCTTATACGGTGCTTTCAATTTGTAGAGAAAAAGATTTCTTTCGTGCaatctcaaaatagaagaaagtCCAAAAGCAGACACGAGAAGTTCATGGGCTTCTCTACTCATGGATACGAGATAAAGTCGCATGCCCAGGAACTTATTTTTCATTTTATTAGGGATCAATGAACAATTTATCATCATGCTCAAATACTAGATTTCCTACTCGAGACTTGAGCTCCCTCGATGGTCTACATCACTAgccaaaatatttaaactaaaattattaataatacactcatcagatctTTATAAGCTAATCTCAATCTTGCTCGATATTGGAATGATAGAGAGCGACTTTAGATAAGTCCCTCGTTCTCGTGTCGGGTCTCTTAACGTGGTCGGGAAGACACAATACATTATGGCATTTACAGTGTTATACAATGACATTTGTGTGCAAAAAGTGACAATATGCTCCATCAGGTTGGTACTACCATCAAATACCTTCAACGACGGGAGGCAAAAGTTCATCATGATTGGTTCCTCTTAAATTTTCTAGGTGAATGAGGACCGACCTAAGGTGGGATTGATTAGTGCTTCCCCTTTGGATTGTTAAAACTCTCATCTTATCTCCTCCAAGTATCAATATATCTGTCGTAGTTAGATTCGAAGAGAATCATCCATCAAATCTGCCAAGTATGTCTTGGATTTAGGTAAAGTAGAGTAGTGGTGTGGTCCACTAAACTCCATAGTCGAGAGTGAAGTGTCCCCCTTGGCCAGTGGTTTAGTGGGCCTTGAGCATTCTTAGGATGTTAACAATACGTCGGGTGTGGGAACCTTGATGGGCACCCGTGTTGATGGTGATTGAGCTATCAACTACAATTAAACTAGTGGCATTACCCATCGGATTAGCTAGGTCAAAAGTAGACTGATAGCTTGTATTGTGCCCATTAGCATATGCACTTGTTAGATGACGTTTAATAATAGCTCAATAGGGATGAATAGGTGGCTCGGGGTCATCCACAAGAGTGAGAAACTTAGGTTATTAAATAGGTGCTAGTATTACATCGAGGTGGATGCGTCCATGTATATCAAGGGTGGCTATTGCCTCCTTGAGTGAAAGTACATGGGTCGGGGGTAGAGCCTCCTCACTTGAGCAAGGTTGGCGGATGACCGTTCCTACAACACTGAGCCCTCCTTCTAATGCCAAAATAATGAGGGAAGAAGTTATTAACATTTTGGTCAACTCGATGTAGTCTGGACCTATATGCGTAGGGTTGTCTGAGGTGCCTCTAAGGTGAAAATGTCGAGCTCCCAAGGTGCCATCTATACGAAGATCGAGGTTGGGAGAAGTTTCCCGACTCGATCTGTACGATGCCTAAGTGAGTAATCCGATATGTTTTAGTGTGGACGTGAGTAATTAAAGAAGTCCATTTCTCATTATCGTCGTGAAGATGAGCTTTTATAGCTGATCCCAATGGGATAtactatttcataaaatattttataggaaGATTATTTTTAATAGTTCCTTTTTGGCCTCTTGTCTACGTGGATAACAATATAGCCTTGAAGTATTTGTCTTGAAATTGTTTTTGGACTCTTATCTATGTGTGCAAGTAAAAAGTAACTTAAATTTTTTATTCCCAACGAGGATTCTATGTAATGGTAATGTGTCGGATGATGATTAACTGATAATGTATTACTGTGAATTATAAAACTTGGATTAGTTTTATTGATTATACCAAAGAAatcacaacatttgctttgtcgATTGAAGATAATTTCTAATTGAATGTGTTGTTCTTTTTCCAGAGAATCAAAAACTTTGGCGGCACATCTTGTTGTGAATCTTAAATCGATTGACTGTTGTGATTCTATGGTGGCTCCAACTTACGAATAGAGAATTTTAAATTGAGAGACAATTCTGAACTAAACTTGTCATCATTTAGTTATAGATCAATTCAATATTTGTGACAATACGAGACTAAATCATCTTTTCGGATCCTTATTTTATATATGAACATCTTCTcaacatttttcttttttcttttacagtTAATAACTCTCCCCTTCCTTGTTCTTGTGAGGCTCATCTCTCTTTTATTAGTAATAAATGATCATAAGATCTATTACTATCACTTAGACTTGATCTGTTATCAATCTGATATGTTGGAAGTCGGTCTTATAAACCTTCACAACGGGGGATTAATTATTCTTAGCCCACATTTTCGACCTCATATATTTTATCGGTTGGCGTGCAAGTCGACAATACTAGCGAAGGGTCAAGTCCAAGTCAACTCACGTTCTGCGGTCTTTATGGCTGACGTTTAGTGCTCATCGATCGTCATCTAAACTTGATGTTTTCCAAATGATCGTTGGTTCATCACATCAGAAGACGACGTATATGATGCATACACTATAGAATAAACTCTTGATGGAAGggaggaaagagaaagagaaacgtAGGGAAGGCAAATCTTCGACTTGTGCAGTATGAAGAGGCTCTCTCGTCCCTGCATCCTCGCTGCTCTTTTGGTCGTCGTCTCCACGCTTCCTCCATTTTGTTCGGCCCTTCGCCGGGATTCTCTCACCAGAGGCTCATCGCTCTCCGTGGAGGACGACACCGACATCCTCGTCTCGCAGGACGAGTCCTTCGCCTGCGGCTTCTACAAGGCTGGCTCCAACGCCTACGCCTTCTCCATCTGGTTCGCCAACTCCGCCAACGCCACCGTCGCCTGGACTGCGAACCGCGACCAGCTCGTGAACGGGCGCGGCTCGAGGATCACGTTGCAAAGGAGCGGGCGCCTGGCGCTGACGGACTTCGACGGCACGCTGGTGTGGAGCAGCAACACCAGCTCCGGCTCCGCTGACCGCGCGCTGCTGCTGAACACCGGCAATCTTGTGGTGGTCGATGCCGACAACACAACTCTGTGGCAAAGCTTTGATTCCCCCACCGACACTCTCCTCCCCATGCAACCCATCACCAAGAGCACGCCGCTGGTCTCCGCGTCCGCTTCGGGTTTGCTTTCGTCTGGCTACTACAGGTTCTACTTCGACACGGACAACGTCCTCCGCCTCATCTACGACGGGCCCGACTTTTCCAGCATCTACTGGCCTAATCCCATGTACAATGTGTGGGTGAACGGTCGAACCAGCTACAACAGCACCAGGTATGGTGTTCTTGATGAGATGGGGCATTTCTACGCCAGCGATCAACTGGAGTTCAATGCATCTGACTACGGCCATGGGATCACAAGGAGGCTAACTCTGGACTTCGACGGCAACCTTCGACTCTACAGCCTAAGCAAGCAAACCAGGACTTGGTCGGTGGTATCCTGGCAGGCGGTTCTGCAGCCCTGCGACGTGCACGGCACCTGCGGCCGAAACGGGCTCTGCGTCTACTCCGCCAGGGTGGGGTGTACCTGCCCACCCGGTTTCGAGGTGAACGACCCAAGCGACTGGACCAAAGGTTGCAGGCGCAAGCACAACATCAGCTGCCATCCTCACCAGAATCGGTTCTTGAGGCTTCCCTATACGGATTTCTGGGGGTTCGATCTCAACTACACCAGTGGTCTTTCGTTCGGGGAGTGCAGGAAGATCTGCAGCGAGGACTGCTCATGTGAAGCTTTCGGGTATAAGCAGGGAACAGGAGAGTGCTATCCCAAGACCACCCTCTTCAATGGCAGATCATCTCAGAGCACCGGCAACACCATCTACATGAAACTCGCGAGAAACGT comes from the Musa acuminata AAA Group cultivar baxijiao chromosome BXJ2-8, Cavendish_Baxijiao_AAA, whole genome shotgun sequence genome and includes:
- the LOC135619328 gene encoding putative receptor protein kinase ZmPK1; the encoded protein is MKRLSRPCILAALLVVVSTLPPFCSALRRDSLTRGSSLSVEDDTDILVSQDESFACGFYKAGSNAYAFSIWFANSANATVAWTANRDQLVNGRGSRITLQRSGRLALTDFDGTLVWSSNTSSGSADRALLLNTGNLVVVDADNTTLWQSFDSPTDTLLPMQPITKSTPLVSASASGLLSSGYYRFYFDTDNVLRLIYDGPDFSSIYWPNPMYNVWVNGRTSYNSTRYGVLDEMGHFYASDQLEFNASDYGHGITRRLTLDFDGNLRLYSLSKQTRTWSVVSWQAVLQPCDVHGTCGRNGLCVYSARVGCTCPPGFEVNDPSDWTKGCRRKHNISCHPHQNRFLRLPYTDFWGFDLNYTSGLSFGECRKICSEDCSCEAFGYKQGTGECYPKTTLFNGRSSQSTGNTIYMKLARNVGEHSQYPVIPAAAEEPVCNGTKVQPLAGQSELRRKAGGKTKWEYFYGFVSAFFAVEALFIASGWWFIFRREKKPSSTDEGYQAISSQFRRFTYAELKRATRDFKDVVGTGGSGAVYKAALDDERVVAVKKLEDVIEGEEEFKAELNLIGRIYHKNLVRMFGFCSERSHRLLVSEFVENGSLDKALFGCGAAGRLLRWSERYQIGVGVAKGLAYLHHECLEWVIHCDVKPENILLDQDWEPKIADFGLAKLLNRGGECSNPSRIRGTRGYIAPEWASSLPINGKVDVYSYGVVLLELVKGETVSNWVADGVEEEVSLVLRRTIMTLKAELESGEEAWIGEFVDHRLEGEVNWRQAMVMMEIAFACVEEERNRRPTMDSVVQMLLSCDDEIPSGGRDM